Proteins encoded in a region of the Neoarius graeffei isolate fNeoGra1 chromosome 3, fNeoGra1.pri, whole genome shotgun sequence genome:
- the gpr31 gene encoding 12-(S)-hydroxy-5,8,10,14-eicosatetraenoic acid receptor — protein MESKDNETCIDENEDLYTFYFSVMMIEFIFALPLNLTVLYVFIFKLKFWKAKNHSIFQFNLVLAEILLLICLPVRAYYFQLGERRSILVRFMLFLNRGASIAFLTIISIDRYIRVVHPRMNNPLKIQKQSILICILVWILLLPLTVPATLTSFEYCTPKTTADQVIIKDSAFTDTIREVVFFTPVLIASIILVYCTIKITKRLKEKTVGDTTKLRKAVVLVTLVVLVFSLCFWPSAISRLVLLIVRVTESLLLEKTAVEVYDGLMCISYLDCLLDPLIYCLSNTKFKQVYISTYLPCLMKGQSAGQLRTCESGE, from the coding sequence atggaaTCCAAAGACAATGAAACTTGTATAGATGAAAATGAGGATCTTTACACATTCTACTTCTCTGTGATGATGATTGAGTTCATCTTTGCACTTCCTCTGAACCTCACTGTGCTCTACGTCTTCATTTTTAAACTCAAATTCTGGAAAGCTAAAAACCACAGCATTTTTCAGTTCAATCTTGTTCTGGCAGAAATACTGCTGCTTATTTGCTTGCCAGTCAGGGCATACTACTTTCAGCTTGGAGAGAGACGGAGTATATTAGTCCGTTTTATGCTTTTTTTGAACCGCGGAGCCAGCATTGCCTTCCTGACTATTATTTCCATTGACCGGTACATCAGGGTGGTCCATCCCAGGATGAATAACCCACTCAAGATTCAGAAACAATCGATTCTCATTTGTATTCTGGTCTGGATTTTGCTTTTGCCTCTGACTGTCCCAGCCACGCTAACCTCCTTCGAGTACTGTACTCCTAAAACGACAGCAGACCAAGTCATTATTAAAGACAGCGCCTTCACTGATACCATCagagaggttgtgtttttcacacCGGTTCTCATCGCGTCCATCATCCTGGTCTACTGTACCATAAAGATCACAAAACGGCTGAAGGAGAAAACAGTCGGCGACACGACCAAGCTGAGAAAAGCGGTGGTCCTGGTCACTCTGGTCGTCTTGGTGTTTTCTCTCTGCTTTTGGCCTTCTGCTATTTCAAGGCTGGTGTTGTTGATCGTCAGAGTAACGGAGTCTCTGTTATTAGAAAAAACTGCGGTTGAGGTCTACGATGGTCTCATGTGCATATCGTATCTGGATTGCCTGCTGGATCCGCTCATTTACTGTCTGAGCAATACGAAGTTTAAACAAGTGTATATATCCACGTATCTGCCTTGTCTGATGAAAGGACAAAGTGCAGGTCAACTCAGAACATGTGAAAGTGGGGAATAA